In Dysgonomonadaceae bacterium zrk40, one genomic interval encodes:
- a CDS encoding alpha-L-fucosidase, giving the protein MIKKFLLSASIMLLSFFLPAQQTITPAQTIRIDEGDSKELIIAKAAHVIPSPNQLEALRNEFIAFIHFGPNTFTRKEWGTGMEDPGVFDLKSLDTDQWCRAMKAAGMKMVILTVKHHDGFVLWQSRYTDHGIMSSGFRHGKGDILRELSESCKKHDLKLGVYLSPADLHQIEHPEGLYGNLSAYTKRTIPRQVPGRPFKNKTTFTFEVDDYNEYFLNQLFEILTEYGEIHEVWFDGAHPKRKGGQTYNYPAWRELIRTLAPKAVIFGREDIRWCGNEGGATRDTEWNVITYPDDPGNSSLFPDRTETDLGSRKMLYQGKYLHYQQAETNTSIREGWFYRDDTHQKVRSADDVFDIYERSVGGNSTFLLNIPPNRDGIFSPEDVAVLEAVGKRIRETYEVDLLQGAEGAAELLDGDPDTYLLLDERPRELTLTLSAPVTINRLMLQEAIATHSERVEAHAVDAWIGDGWVEVATATNIGYKRILRFPEVTTKKIRIRVTAARLDPAISHVSAHYYQTRPPQLTFSRDKEGMVTIAPRQSDFNWNQHGENATGNLNSGYEIYYTLDGSEPTQASHRYTQPVRVERNELKAVSFANDMKGPVHQEAFGLVKKEWTLLRASSQQHNRAAHFAFDADPQSYWQSDENAEPHYIAIDLGSTQQLNAMVYTPQTVHGDGMMAEGILQVSMDGERWETVEKFLFGNLINDPTPRTHRLTQPVTTRYIRIEATGIAGDGKSLAIAELDFL; this is encoded by the coding sequence ATGATAAAGAAATTCCTACTCAGTGCTTCAATTATGCTGTTGTCGTTCTTTCTCCCGGCACAACAGACCATCACACCAGCCCAAACCATCAGGATAGATGAAGGGGACAGTAAAGAGTTGATCATTGCAAAAGCCGCGCATGTGATTCCATCGCCCAATCAGCTGGAAGCACTCCGGAACGAGTTCATCGCGTTCATCCACTTTGGTCCGAACACCTTCACACGGAAGGAGTGGGGCACCGGCATGGAGGACCCCGGCGTCTTCGACCTGAAGAGCCTGGATACCGACCAATGGTGCCGCGCAATGAAAGCCGCAGGCATGAAAATGGTCATCCTCACCGTGAAGCATCATGATGGCTTTGTCCTCTGGCAGAGCCGTTATACCGACCACGGCATCATGTCCTCGGGTTTTCGTCACGGAAAGGGAGACATTCTCAGGGAGCTGTCTGAGTCCTGCAAGAAACATGACCTGAAGCTCGGGGTTTACCTCTCACCGGCAGATCTCCACCAGATTGAACATCCGGAAGGGCTTTACGGTAATCTCAGTGCATACACAAAACGAACCATCCCCCGCCAGGTGCCGGGACGACCGTTCAAGAACAAGACCACCTTCACCTTTGAGGTGGATGACTACAACGAATATTTCCTGAACCAGCTCTTCGAGATCCTGACCGAGTATGGAGAGATTCATGAAGTATGGTTCGACGGGGCACACCCCAAAAGGAAGGGGGGACAGACTTACAACTATCCTGCGTGGCGGGAGCTGATCCGCACCCTGGCTCCCAAAGCAGTAATTTTCGGGCGTGAAGATATCCGCTGGTGTGGGAACGAAGGGGGAGCCACCCGTGACACCGAGTGGAATGTGATCACCTATCCCGATGATCCGGGCAACTCCTCCCTCTTCCCCGACCGTACCGAAACGGATCTCGGCTCACGGAAGATGCTTTACCAAGGTAAATACCTGCACTACCAGCAAGCGGAGACCAACACCTCCATTCGTGAAGGATGGTTCTACCGCGATGACACCCATCAGAAGGTGCGAAGTGCCGACGATGTGTTTGATATCTACGAACGCTCTGTGGGTGGAAACTCTACTTTTCTGCTCAACATTCCTCCCAACCGTGACGGGATATTCTCCCCTGAAGATGTGGCTGTACTGGAAGCTGTAGGCAAACGGATCAGGGAGACCTATGAGGTGGATTTGCTACAAGGTGCCGAAGGAGCTGCAGAGTTGCTGGACGGCGATCCTGACACATACCTCCTGTTGGATGAGAGACCGCGTGAACTGACGCTGACGCTGTCTGCTCCCGTTACAATCAACCGCCTGATGCTGCAGGAGGCAATCGCCACCCACAGTGAACGGGTAGAGGCGCACGCTGTAGATGCCTGGATCGGGGACGGATGGGTGGAGGTTGCAACGGCAACCAACATTGGCTACAAGCGAATCCTCCGTTTTCCGGAAGTCACCACGAAAAAGATCCGTATCCGGGTGACTGCAGCACGTCTTGACCCGGCCATCAGCCATGTTTCCGCCCATTATTACCAAACGCGACCGCCACAGCTCACCTTTTCACGAGACAAAGAAGGAATGGTCACCATTGCACCCCGGCAGTCCGACTTCAACTGGAATCAACATGGTGAGAATGCTACCGGCAACCTGAACAGTGGGTATGAAATTTATTACACGCTCGACGGCAGTGAACCTACTCAAGCCTCCCACAGATACACCCAACCGGTAAGGGTTGAACGAAACGAACTGAAAGCGGTTTCATTTGCGAACGACATGAAGGGCCCGGTGCATCAGGAAGCGTTCGGGCTCGTGAAAAAAGAATGGACATTGCTCAGGGCAAGTAGTCAGCAGCATAATCGAGCCGCTCATTTTGCTTTCGATGCCGACCCACAAAGCTACTGGCAATCGGACGAGAATGCCGAACCGCACTATATAGCCATTGACCTGGGATCGACACAGCAGTTAAATGCAATGGTCTACACCCCGCAAACCGTTCATGGTGATGGGATGATGGCAGAGGGAATCCTGCAGGTCAGTATGGACGGAGAACGGTGGGAAACGGTGGAGAAATTTCTGTTCGGCAACCTGATCAATGATCCCACACCCCGGACACATCGCTTGACACAACCGGTAACAACCCGATATATCCGGATCGAAGCGACCGGGATTGCAGGAGATGGGAAATCATTGGCAATCGCGGAACTGGATTTTTTATAA
- the fucP gene encoding L-fucose:H+ symporter permease, whose amino-acid sequence MNKTKLPLLRHNGVNYLIPFIIITSCFALWGFANDITNPMVKAFSKIFRMNVTQGALVQVAFYGGYFAMAFPAAIFIKKFSYKSGILMGLALYAIGAFLFFPAKMMGSYWPFLFAYFVLTCGLSFLETSANPYILTMGPEENATRRLNLAQSFNPLGSLMGMFVAMQFIQARLNPMNSAERAALPEEQFRLLSQSDLSILITPYLAIGLVVVLIFLIIFFTHMPVNGDKEKTFYFGSTIRRIFSLPNYREGVIAQFFYVGAQIMCWTFIIQYGTRVFMAQGMDEQAAEVLSQKHNIVAMSLFIVSRFVATYLMKFFNPGKMLRTFAVTAAILSLGVIFFRDVWGLYCLVAISGCMSLMFPTIYGIALKGMGEDAKFGAAGLIMAILGGSLLPPLQARIIDMGIIGTDFPAVNASFILPLISFLVVAWYGRKAYRRSIAVYHG is encoded by the coding sequence ATGAATAAAACAAAACTACCCTTGCTGCGACACAACGGTGTCAACTACCTGATTCCTTTCATCATCATCACATCCTGTTTTGCCCTCTGGGGGTTTGCCAACGACATCACCAACCCGATGGTGAAGGCATTCTCGAAGATTTTCCGGATGAATGTCACCCAAGGGGCACTGGTACAAGTGGCTTTCTACGGAGGCTATTTTGCGATGGCTTTTCCGGCTGCAATCTTCATCAAGAAGTTCTCCTACAAATCGGGTATCCTGATGGGACTGGCACTCTATGCCATCGGTGCATTTCTCTTCTTCCCGGCGAAAATGATGGGTAGCTATTGGCCGTTTCTATTCGCCTATTTTGTTTTGACCTGTGGATTGTCATTCCTGGAGACCAGTGCCAACCCCTATATCCTCACCATGGGTCCGGAGGAGAATGCCACGCGCAGGCTCAACCTGGCTCAGTCGTTCAACCCCCTCGGATCACTCATGGGAATGTTTGTGGCAATGCAGTTCATACAAGCACGACTCAATCCGATGAACTCAGCAGAACGAGCAGCCCTCCCGGAGGAGCAGTTCAGGCTTCTCAGCCAATCTGATCTCTCCATCCTCATCACACCATACCTGGCCATCGGGCTGGTAGTGGTCTTGATTTTCCTGATCATTTTCTTCACCCACATGCCGGTGAACGGAGACAAGGAGAAGACATTCTATTTCGGCAGCACGATCAGGCGGATCTTCTCCCTCCCCAACTACCGGGAGGGGGTTATTGCCCAATTTTTCTATGTGGGGGCTCAGATCATGTGTTGGACCTTTATCATCCAATACGGCACCCGTGTGTTCATGGCACAGGGAATGGATGAACAGGCTGCCGAAGTATTGTCGCAGAAGCACAACATTGTGGCCATGTCACTATTTATCGTGAGCCGTTTCGTAGCAACCTATCTGATGAAATTCTTCAACCCGGGAAAAATGCTGCGTACGTTTGCCGTCACAGCAGCCATCCTTTCCCTGGGTGTGATTTTCTTCAGGGATGTATGGGGTCTCTACTGCCTGGTAGCTATATCAGGTTGTATGTCACTCATGTTCCCCACCATTTACGGCATCGCACTGAAAGGAATGGGTGAGGATGCCAAGTTTGGTGCAGCGGGGTTGATCATGGCCATTCTGGGCGGATCACTGCTACCTCCCCTGCAGGCGCGTATCATCGACATGGGAATTATCGGTACTGACTTCCCGGCGGTCAATGCCTCTTTCATTCTTCCACTGATCAGCTTTCTGGTAGTAGCATGGTATGGCAGGAAAGCTTACCGGAGAAGCATTGCTGTTTATCACGGGTAA
- the fucU gene encoding L-fucose mutarotase, with protein MLKKIPKILSPLLVKTLMEMGHGDEIVIADANFPSHTCSSNVIRADGLSGTEILEALLELFPLDSYSEHQLFLMNVVPGDDYKPVIWEEYLNLLQRSGEPCRIGFLDRFPFYERAREAYAIIATGEEALYANIILKKGVVK; from the coding sequence ATGCTGAAAAAAATACCAAAGATTCTGTCGCCGTTGTTGGTAAAAACATTGATGGAGATGGGCCATGGCGATGAGATTGTAATTGCCGATGCCAATTTCCCCTCTCACACCTGTTCATCCAATGTGATCAGGGCTGACGGTCTCTCGGGAACGGAGATCCTGGAAGCGTTGCTGGAGCTGTTTCCACTTGACAGTTATAGTGAACATCAGCTATTTCTGATGAATGTGGTTCCTGGCGACGATTATAAACCGGTAATCTGGGAGGAATATTTAAACCTCCTGCAACGTTCCGGGGAACCCTGCAGGATTGGTTTCCTCGATCGGTTTCCGTTCTACGAGAGAGCCCGAGAAGCCTATGCCATAATTGCAACGGGCGAAGAGGCTTTGTATGCCAATATCATCCTGAAAAAAGGGGTGGTCAAATAA
- the fucI gene encoding L-fucose isomerase: MHNYPKIGIRPVIDGRQGGVRESLEDKTMNLARAVSDLISSHLKNGDGSPVECVIADGTIGRVGESAACAEKFERAGVGATITVTSCWCYGTETMDMNPHYPKAVWGFNGTERPGAVYLAAVLAAHAQKGLPAFGIYGRDIQDISDNSIPDDVQEKLLRFARAAQAVATMRGRSYLSIGSVSMGIAGSMVNPDFFQEYLGMRNESVDSTEILRRIEEGIYDRVEFERAMAWTEEKCKPNEGEDFNSETKKRSREVMDADWEFVAKMTLIIRDLMTGNPKLREMGFKEEAIGHNAIAAGFQGQRQWTDFRPNGDFSEAILNSSFDWNGIREAYILATENDALNGVSMLFGHLLTNRAQLFSDVRTYWSPEAVKRVTGKELTGRAANGIIHLINSGSTTLDGTGKQQFNGEPSLKPHWEITQQEVDECLAATTWYPANRDYFRGGGFSSNFLSEGGMPVTMSRLNLVKGMGPVLQIAEGWTVEIGAEVHRILNERTDKTWPTTWFVPRLTDKPAFRDVYSVMNNWGANHGAISYGHIGKDLITLASMLRIPVCMHNIADDEIFRPSVWNAFGMEKEGADYRACDNFGPIYQ, encoded by the coding sequence ATGCATAACTACCCAAAAATCGGCATTCGACCGGTAATTGACGGCCGACAGGGAGGCGTCAGAGAAAGCCTTGAAGATAAAACAATGAACCTGGCCAGGGCTGTATCAGATCTCATAAGCAGCCACCTGAAGAATGGTGACGGCAGCCCTGTAGAGTGTGTGATTGCAGATGGCACCATCGGGCGTGTGGGTGAGAGCGCCGCCTGTGCAGAAAAGTTTGAACGCGCAGGAGTAGGTGCAACCATCACTGTCACCTCCTGTTGGTGTTACGGCACCGAGACCATGGACATGAACCCACATTATCCGAAAGCAGTATGGGGTTTCAACGGTACCGAGCGACCCGGCGCAGTATATCTTGCTGCGGTGTTGGCTGCACACGCGCAAAAAGGGTTACCCGCTTTTGGCATCTATGGCCGTGACATCCAGGACATCAGTGACAACAGCATTCCAGACGATGTACAGGAAAAGTTGCTCCGCTTTGCCCGTGCGGCACAAGCGGTTGCCACCATGCGCGGCCGCTCCTACCTCTCCATCGGCAGTGTCTCCATGGGCATCGCCGGATCAATGGTTAATCCCGACTTCTTCCAGGAGTATCTGGGAATGCGTAACGAATCGGTCGACTCTACCGAGATTTTGCGTCGGATTGAAGAGGGCATCTACGACCGGGTTGAATTTGAGAGGGCAATGGCTTGGACGGAAGAAAAGTGCAAGCCTAATGAGGGAGAGGACTTTAACAGTGAAACAAAAAAGAGATCTCGCGAGGTGATGGATGCCGACTGGGAGTTTGTGGCGAAAATGACCCTGATCATCCGCGACCTGATGACCGGCAACCCGAAACTGCGGGAGATGGGCTTCAAGGAGGAAGCTATCGGGCACAATGCCATCGCTGCGGGTTTTCAGGGTCAGCGACAGTGGACCGATTTCCGTCCAAACGGTGATTTCTCAGAAGCAATCCTTAACAGCTCATTTGACTGGAACGGCATACGGGAGGCTTATATCCTGGCAACCGAGAATGATGCACTCAACGGAGTGTCGATGCTTTTCGGACACCTTCTCACCAACAGAGCACAGCTCTTCTCCGATGTACGTACCTACTGGAGCCCGGAAGCAGTGAAACGGGTAACAGGGAAGGAACTGACCGGCAGGGCTGCAAACGGCATCATTCACCTGATCAATTCGGGCTCCACCACCCTCGATGGTACCGGGAAACAACAGTTTAACGGTGAACCCTCACTGAAGCCTCACTGGGAGATCACACAACAGGAAGTAGATGAGTGCCTTGCGGCTACCACCTGGTATCCTGCCAATCGTGACTACTTCCGTGGAGGGGGTTTCTCTTCAAACTTTCTGTCGGAGGGTGGCATGCCTGTCACCATGTCGAGACTGAACCTGGTGAAAGGGATGGGACCTGTGCTACAGATCGCAGAAGGGTGGACCGTGGAGATTGGAGCCGAGGTGCACAGGATTCTAAATGAGCGTACCGATAAGACCTGGCCCACCACCTGGTTCGTGCCGCGCCTTACCGACAAGCCCGCCTTCCGGGATGTCTATTCGGTGATGAACAACTGGGGAGCCAATCACGGTGCCATCAGCTACGGCCATATCGGCAAAGATCTGATCACCCTGGCATCGATGCTTCGGATCCCGGTATGCATGCACAACATTGCTGATGATGAGATCTTCAGGCCCTCCGTGTGGAACGCTTTCGGCATGGAGAAAGAGGGGGCCGATTACCGTGCTTGCGATAATTTCGGACCCATCTATCAATAA
- a CDS encoding IS5 family transposase, which translates to MIRYKSSRQLSISEFKMPFEAKLDENNRWVVLSKIVPWEEFARLYYKNFKSNRGAPTKDARLVLGVIIIKHIMKTDDRGVIEMIQENPYMQYFLGLEAFTYEQVMTPSLLVSIRKRIDLDVFESLTDDLIRKGLKLKAGTKQEKADTVTKDEEDDNDDDPDPHPGNKGKLQLDATVCDADIKYPTDLDLLNESRQKAEELIDELCLKLGIKDKPRTYRRVARKDFLNVSKMKRKPANVLRQAIRKQINYLKRDVRTINEMLDTIKDEPVPFDRRQLKYFFVIQHLLEQQETMYKKKSHQVEDRIVSIHQPHVRPIVRGKAKAKTEFGAKINISLLDGYARVDHFDWDAFNEGQDLQAQVERFRELTGKYPELVQVDKIYLTRENRRFLKEKRIRYTGEPLGRKPIKEIKSRYQKRKERREAAERNQVEGKFGQGKRGYGLNDIRARLATTSNSWIGAIIFVMNLIRHMRDIPLSYFVSLLLKLMKVRNINIYPLGPQMKLCA; encoded by the coding sequence ATGATACGATACAAGAGCTCCAGACAGCTTTCAATATCCGAGTTCAAGATGCCTTTTGAGGCAAAACTGGATGAGAATAACCGGTGGGTTGTTCTTTCAAAAATAGTTCCCTGGGAAGAGTTCGCCCGGCTTTACTACAAGAACTTCAAGAGCAACCGTGGTGCCCCCACCAAGGATGCCAGGCTTGTGCTGGGAGTGATCATCATCAAGCACATCATGAAGACGGACGATCGCGGTGTGATAGAGATGATCCAGGAGAATCCCTACATGCAGTATTTTCTTGGACTCGAAGCTTTCACTTATGAACAGGTAATGACGCCCTCGCTGCTGGTTTCCATCAGGAAACGCATTGATCTGGATGTCTTTGAATCATTGACAGACGATTTAATAAGAAAAGGGTTGAAGCTGAAAGCCGGGACAAAACAAGAAAAGGCTGACACGGTTACGAAGGATGAAGAAGATGATAATGATGACGACCCTGATCCACATCCCGGGAACAAGGGGAAGCTTCAATTGGATGCAACGGTCTGTGATGCGGATATCAAGTATCCCACCGATCTGGATCTGCTGAACGAGAGTCGTCAAAAGGCCGAGGAGTTGATTGATGAGTTGTGTTTAAAACTGGGTATTAAAGATAAACCCCGTACATACAGAAGGGTTGCACGCAAGGATTTTTTGAATGTATCGAAGATGAAGAGAAAACCTGCCAACGTTTTAAGACAAGCGATACGCAAGCAAATCAACTACCTGAAGCGGGATGTACGGACTATCAATGAGATGCTGGACACCATAAAGGATGAACCGGTTCCTTTTGACAGGCGGCAACTGAAATATTTTTTTGTTATCCAGCATCTGCTGGAACAACAGGAGACAATGTACAAGAAGAAGAGCCATCAAGTAGAAGATCGCATCGTGAGCATTCATCAGCCGCATGTACGTCCCATCGTGCGTGGCAAGGCCAAGGCCAAGACGGAGTTTGGCGCCAAGATCAACATCAGCCTGCTGGATGGATATGCCAGGGTGGATCATTTTGACTGGGATGCCTTTAACGAGGGGCAGGATCTTCAGGCACAGGTCGAACGCTTTAGGGAACTGACAGGGAAATACCCGGAGCTGGTTCAGGTGGATAAGATTTATCTCACCCGGGAGAACAGACGGTTTTTGAAAGAGAAAAGAATCCGCTACACCGGGGAACCACTGGGACGAAAACCGATAAAAGAGATCAAGAGCAGATACCAAAAACGTAAAGAGCGACGAGAGGCGGCGGAACGCAATCAGGTTGAAGGAAAGTTTGGTCAGGGGAAACGTGGATATGGTTTAAATGATATCCGCGCCAGATTGGCCACGACATCAAACAGTTGGATAGGGGCTATCATTTTTGTGATGAACCTGATCCGACATATGAGGGATATTCCCTTGTCTTATTTTGTCTCGTTACTATTGAAACTGATGAAAGTGAGAAATATAAACATTTATCCACTCGGGCCACAAATGAAATTGTGTGCCTGA
- a CDS encoding GntR family transcriptional regulator, whose amino-acid sequence MNLQFTNRNSKVQQLVDYIQNLIASSELNYGDKLPSINQLSKDFHISRDTVFKAFSDLKNRGIIESVHGKNYYVSSVNRNILLLLDEYSPFKEVLYNTLRNNLPDNYHIDLWFHQYNEQLFNQIIDDSAGMYNHYIVMNYHNENFADSLGKLDKKKLLLLDFGKFAKDDFSYLCQDFDEALYQALESIKDRLCNYRKLYFVFNKSHKHPASSKEYFSKFCIDNDFDFEILDEVNEESTISSNSFYLVIKQEDIVNIIKQGRKEKLRMKYDYGLLAYNENPFYEVIDVGISSISIDFRRMGELAAAFVTSGEPIQTYLPTTITERNSY is encoded by the coding sequence ATGAACCTGCAATTTACCAATAGAAACTCGAAAGTACAACAGCTGGTAGATTATATCCAAAATTTAATCGCTTCCAGTGAATTGAATTATGGCGACAAGCTTCCCTCCATCAACCAATTGAGCAAAGATTTTCACATTTCACGCGACACAGTTTTCAAGGCATTTTCTGATTTAAAAAATAGGGGGATTATAGAATCAGTACATGGTAAAAACTATTATGTCTCGTCTGTCAACAGGAACATCCTATTGCTCCTGGATGAATATTCTCCATTCAAAGAGGTACTTTATAACACACTTCGCAATAATCTTCCGGACAACTACCACATCGATCTCTGGTTTCACCAATACAACGAACAGCTCTTCAATCAGATTATCGACGATTCAGCTGGCATGTACAACCATTACATTGTCATGAACTACCACAATGAGAATTTTGCGGATTCATTGGGAAAACTGGACAAGAAGAAATTGCTCCTGCTCGATTTTGGGAAATTTGCCAAAGATGATTTCTCCTATCTCTGTCAGGATTTCGACGAAGCACTTTACCAAGCGCTGGAAAGTATTAAGGATCGTCTTTGCAACTACCGAAAACTATATTTTGTATTTAACAAGAGTCACAAACATCCCGCCAGTAGCAAAGAGTACTTCAGTAAGTTTTGTATCGACAATGATTTCGACTTTGAGATCCTGGATGAGGTGAATGAAGAGAGTACCATCAGCAGCAATTCCTTCTATCTGGTCATCAAACAGGAGGACATCGTGAACATCATCAAGCAGGGACGTAAAGAAAAGCTCCGCATGAAATATGATTATGGGTTGCTGGCGTACAATGAAAATCCTTTTTATGAAGTGATAGATGTCGGCATCTCCAGCATCAGCATTGACTTTCGTCGCATGGGAGAACTGGCAGCAGCATTTGTGACTTCGGGAGAACCAATTCAGACATATTTACCAACGACCATTACAGAACGAAATTCCTATTAA
- a CDS encoding NigD-like N-terminal domain-containing protein produces MRKTLLTFTLVSAGILLAMVSCDDNSHSLGSFGIDIATVNPEGEDAYSLLLDNGKRLWPAASAVPYNPTFNQRVFLNYTILSDAQSGYDHYVKVNDIWNILTKDVIELNAENADSIGNDPVKSNAVWVGGDYLNVSFMFNYGGVKPHAINLVKNSASAVSSDDPINLEFRHNAYQSDRTKLFEGFVCFDLKPLRSSTADSVLLSVKVKEWDKDVTYDVIYRYNEASVNTRTEIPIPVISSDEYY; encoded by the coding sequence ATGAGGAAAACGCTTTTGACATTTACTTTAGTGTCGGCCGGTATCTTACTGGCAATGGTTTCATGTGACGACAATTCTCATTCACTTGGAAGTTTCGGAATCGACATAGCAACCGTGAACCCCGAAGGAGAGGATGCATATTCACTGTTGCTGGACAACGGCAAAAGGCTTTGGCCTGCCGCCAGTGCAGTACCCTACAATCCCACCTTCAACCAGAGAGTATTTCTGAACTACACCATCCTCTCTGATGCACAAAGCGGTTACGACCATTACGTGAAGGTGAATGACATATGGAACATTCTTACCAAAGATGTAATTGAACTGAACGCTGAGAATGCCGATAGCATCGGCAATGACCCGGTGAAGTCAAATGCGGTATGGGTAGGGGGTGATTACCTCAACGTCTCTTTCATGTTCAATTACGGTGGAGTGAAACCACATGCCATCAACCTTGTAAAAAACAGTGCCTCGGCAGTATCATCGGATGACCCTATCAATTTGGAATTCCGTCACAACGCTTACCAGAGCGACCGTACAAAACTTTTCGAAGGGTTTGTCTGCTTCGATCTGAAACCTCTGAGAAGCAGTACTGCAGATTCGGTTTTGTTGTCCGTGAAAGTGAAAGAGTGGGATAAAGATGTCACATATGATGTGATTTACAGGTACAACGAGGCTTCGGTCAACACACGCACCGAGATCCCGATACCCGTAATCTCATCAGATGAATACTATTAA
- a CDS encoding YgiQ family radical SAM protein yields the protein MKEEKNLQLTDWLPTTKKEMLLRGWEEADVILFSGDAYVDHPSFGTAVIGRLLESEGLRVVIVPQPNWRDDLRDFKKLGRPRLFFAVTAGVMDSMINHYTANKRLRSNDAYTPDGRSDMRPDRAVTVYTQILKQLFPEVPVVLGGVEASLRRVTHYDYWDDSLHKTILAETGADMLIYGMGEQPLRQLIAELKRGKSMNEIREIPQTAFLCSGTNIPPNPFEEEVTLFSHEECLQEKINQARNFRVVEEQSNRLHAARILQEVGGEMLVVNPPFPPMNEAEIDASYDLPYTRLPHPKYREKQIPAYEMIKFSVNLHRGCFGGCAFCTISAHQGKFIASRSKKSVLEEVKKITRMPGFKGYISDLGGPSANMYRMQGKDLSICEKCKRPSCIFPKVCFNLNTNHAPLLDIYRSVDTIPGIKKSFIGSGIRYDMLLQEGADTTDRNSAQSYLREVITRHVSGRLKVAPEHTSDATLSLMRKPSFQLFYRFKAIFDEVNRKEGLNQQLIPYFISSHPGCSEEDMAELAAITKNLHFKLEQVQDFTPSPMTLATEIYYTGFHPYTLKPVYTAITKEEKNGQRQFFFWHDRRNKQQIIRALKKMNRPDLIRKLYPNG from the coding sequence ATGAAAGAGGAGAAAAACCTGCAGCTAACCGACTGGCTGCCCACTACCAAAAAAGAGATGCTGCTCCGCGGGTGGGAGGAAGCTGACGTGATCCTCTTCTCGGGAGATGCTTACGTGGATCATCCTTCCTTCGGCACCGCCGTGATTGGACGACTGCTGGAGAGTGAGGGATTGCGGGTGGTCATCGTACCGCAACCCAATTGGCGGGATGACCTGCGTGACTTCAAAAAACTGGGCAGACCCCGCCTCTTCTTTGCCGTGACCGCCGGCGTGATGGACTCGATGATCAACCACTATACTGCCAACAAACGGCTCCGCTCGAACGATGCCTACACCCCCGACGGGCGCTCCGACATGCGTCCCGACCGGGCAGTAACGGTATACACCCAAATTCTGAAACAACTCTTTCCCGAAGTACCTGTCGTGCTGGGCGGCGTTGAAGCTTCTCTGAGAAGGGTGACGCACTACGATTACTGGGATGACTCCCTGCACAAAACGATTCTGGCAGAGACGGGTGCCGATATGCTGATCTACGGAATGGGGGAACAACCGCTGCGTCAGTTGATCGCTGAACTGAAAAGAGGAAAAAGCATGAATGAAATCAGGGAGATACCCCAGACAGCTTTCCTCTGTTCCGGAACAAACATACCCCCAAACCCCTTCGAGGAGGAGGTGACTCTCTTCTCCCACGAGGAATGCCTTCAGGAGAAGATCAACCAGGCTCGCAACTTCCGGGTGGTTGAGGAGCAGTCGAACCGTTTACATGCGGCCCGCATCCTTCAAGAGGTGGGGGGAGAGATGCTCGTGGTGAACCCACCCTTTCCGCCGATGAACGAAGCGGAGATTGATGCCTCCTATGACCTCCCCTATACCCGCCTACCCCATCCCAAGTATCGTGAAAAACAGATCCCGGCTTACGAGATGATCAAGTTCTCGGTCAACCTGCATCGGGGCTGTTTCGGCGGCTGTGCTTTCTGCACCATCTCTGCCCATCAGGGCAAGTTTATCGCATCCAGATCAAAGAAATCGGTGCTCGAAGAGGTGAAAAAAATCACCCGGATGCCGGGATTCAAGGGATACATCAGTGACCTGGGTGGCCCCTCGGCCAATATGTACCGGATGCAAGGAAAGGATCTCTCCATCTGCGAGAAATGCAAACGCCCCTCCTGCATCTTTCCAAAGGTATGCTTCAACCTCAACACCAACCACGCTCCCCTGCTCGATATCTACCGGTCGGTCGACACCATTCCCGGTATAAAAAAATCGTTTATCGGCAGTGGAATCCGTTACGACATGTTGCTGCAAGAAGGAGCTGATACCACTGATCGCAACTCCGCACAAAGCTATCTGCGGGAAGTGATCACCCGCCACGTGTCGGGGAGACTGAAAGTTGCACCCGAGCACACTTCAGATGCGACATTGTCACTGATGCGGAAGCCCTCCTTCCAACTCTTCTACCGGTTCAAGGCAATCTTTGACGAGGTGAACCGCAAAGAGGGACTCAACCAACAACTGATTCCCTATTTCATCTCGTCCCATCCTGGATGCAGCGAAGAAGACATGGCAGAGCTTGCCGCGATCACCAAGAACTTGCATTTCAAACTGGAACAGGTACAGGATTTCACCCCCTCACCCATGACCCTTGCCACTGAGATCTACTATACCGGCTTTCATCCCTACACGCTCAAACCGGTCTACACCGCCATCACTAAGGAAGAGAAAAATGGACAACGACAGTTCTTCTTCTGGCATGACCGGCGTAATAAGCAACAGATCATCCGCGCCCTTAAAAAGATGAACCGTCCGGACCTGATACGCAAACTCTACCCAAACGGTTAG